One region of Chitinophaga varians genomic DNA includes:
- a CDS encoding D-2-hydroxyacid dehydrogenase, giving the protein MKNIVVLDGYALNPGDLDWAPLQALGKVTIYDRTPAELVAERAKDAHILLTNKAIVSAETINSLPFLEYIGVMATGYNVVDIPAATARKIPVTNVPAYSTASVAQLTFALILELCFQTGLHARSVRAGEWASSVDFSYWKTPLTELDGRTIGIVGFGQIGQAVAKIALAFGMKVIVSHKHPERDKMEGVTFVDQATCFREADIVSLHCPLNEDNREFVNAGLLKTMKKTALLINTSRGPLVREADLAEALKEGVIAGAGLDVLSTEPPAADHPLVQAPGTVITPHIAWATQAARGRLMHVTVENVRQYMLGNSQNNINKIQ; this is encoded by the coding sequence ATGAAAAACATAGTTGTATTGGACGGATATGCTTTAAATCCTGGGGACCTGGACTGGGCGCCGTTGCAGGCTTTGGGGAAGGTCACCATCTATGATCGGACGCCGGCGGAGCTGGTGGCAGAGCGGGCGAAGGATGCCCATATCCTGCTGACTAACAAGGCTATCGTCAGCGCGGAAACGATCAATAGCCTGCCTTTCCTTGAATATATCGGGGTGATGGCCACCGGGTATAACGTCGTAGATATTCCGGCCGCTACGGCCCGGAAAATACCCGTTACGAATGTTCCCGCTTACAGTACTGCTTCAGTGGCGCAGCTTACTTTTGCATTAATATTGGAATTGTGTTTTCAGACGGGTCTGCATGCCCGGAGTGTGAGAGCGGGAGAATGGGCTTCCAGCGTGGATTTCAGCTATTGGAAGACGCCATTGACCGAACTGGACGGCCGTACCATTGGTATTGTGGGCTTTGGGCAGATAGGGCAGGCAGTGGCAAAGATCGCGCTGGCTTTCGGTATGAAAGTGATCGTTTCGCATAAACATCCGGAAAGGGATAAAATGGAGGGAGTGACTTTTGTGGACCAGGCCACCTGTTTCCGGGAAGCGGACATAGTATCGCTGCATTGCCCGCTGAACGAGGACAACCGGGAGTTTGTGAATGCTGGGTTGCTGAAAACGATGAAAAAAACAGCCTTGCTGATCAATACCAGCCGGGGGCCGCTGGTCCGGGAGGCCGATCTGGCGGAAGCGCTGAAAGAAGGCGTGATAGCAGGAGCGGGGCTGGACGTGCTTTCCACAGAACCACCCGCAGCAGATCATCCGCTGGTACAGGCGCCAGGCACTGTCATTACTCCCCATATTGCATGGGCAACGCAGGCAGCACGCGGCCGGTTGATGCACGTGACCGTAGAGAATGTACGTCAATATATGCTCGGGAATAGTCAAAATAATATCAATAAAATACAATAA
- a CDS encoding YebC/PmpR family DNA-binding transcriptional regulator, giving the protein MGRIFEVRKSTMFARWDRMAKAFTRVGKEIAIAVKNGGPDPDNNPALRRCILNAKSANMPKDRVEAAIKRAMGKDKTDYEEVVYEGYAPHGVAVIIDTATDNTTRTVANLRMHFTKGGGALGNSGSVGFLFNRVGEFKVKNAGQDLEELELELIDFGLEEIGEDSEGNIIIRAAFNEFGNMAKALEDKGLEVISSELKRIPTTTVELNEEQAKEVLELVDRLEQDDDVQQVFYNLK; this is encoded by the coding sequence ATGGGAAGGATATTTGAAGTAAGAAAGTCAACCATGTTTGCCCGCTGGGACAGGATGGCCAAAGCATTCACAAGAGTCGGTAAAGAAATCGCTATTGCAGTAAAAAATGGTGGCCCTGACCCCGACAATAACCCTGCACTGCGCCGTTGCATACTCAACGCCAAAAGCGCCAACATGCCTAAAGACCGTGTGGAAGCGGCGATCAAACGCGCTATGGGTAAAGACAAGACTGATTACGAGGAAGTAGTGTATGAAGGTTACGCGCCTCATGGCGTAGCAGTAATCATCGATACGGCTACGGACAATACCACCCGTACCGTGGCCAATCTGCGTATGCACTTCACCAAAGGCGGCGGCGCCCTGGGCAATAGCGGTTCCGTAGGTTTCCTGTTCAACCGTGTAGGTGAATTCAAAGTGAAAAACGCAGGTCAGGACCTGGAAGAACTGGAATTGGAACTGATTGATTTCGGTCTGGAGGAAATCGGGGAAGACAGCGAAGGCAACATCATTATCCGTGCAGCTTTCAATGAATTTGGCAATATGGCCAAAGCGCTGGAAGACAAAGGACTGGAAGTGATCAGCTCTGAGCTGAAACGTATTCCCACCACTACTGTGGAACTGAATGAAGAGCAGGCCAAAGAGGTACTGGAACTGGTGGACCGCCTGGAGCAGGACGATGACGTTCAGCAGGTATTCTACAATCTGAAATAA
- a CDS encoding thiamine pyrophosphate-dependent enzyme produces the protein MNIESRLSFEEFRKEVLNDYRLACESREVSLLARREVLTGKAKFGIFGDGKEVAQVAMSKYFKPGDFRSGYYRDQTVAFATGIATPEQFFSQLYADPDQQHEPFSGGRQMNSHFATPNLGNDGNWLNLMEMKNSAADMAPTAGQMPRALGLAYASKMFREAESLHDLKHLSDNGNEICFATIGDASTSEGHFWETMNAAGVLQVPLAVFVWDDGYGISVPRKYQTTKNSISVALEGFRKADGTNGFDIYNVKGWDYAGMCEVFEAAIRKIRETHIPALFHVEEITQPQGHSTSGSHERYKSKERLSWEKEFDCNLKMRSWILENALCDEETLVQIEANAKTTAQDARKAAWEKYITPIKQEVQRFVSLATPLTAVAGVNAELVAQQIRELQANREPQRRDILKAAVTILIRHRQLKTDPAVQALQQYYDQYLQGEKENYNSYLHATGANSVHAIPVVPAEYNDDATTLNGYEVLNKYFDQLITNNPKVFAFGEDVGKIGDVNQAFAGLQQKHGPVRITDTGIRELTIMGQGIGMALRGLRPIAEIQYLDYLLYGLQPLSDDVASLQYRTKGAQHCPIIVRTRGHRLEGIWHSGSPMGMIIHSLRGMNICVPRNMVQAAGMYNTLLQANEPALVIESLNGYRLKEKLPSNLETFTVPMGVPEVLKEGSDVTLVTYGSMTRIVEEAIGTLEELGVSCELIDVQTLLPFDIHHSIVQSLKKTNRIAFIDEDVPGGGTAYMFQQVMEQQGGYRWLDVAPRTLTAQAHRPAYGSDGDYFSKPNTEDVVKMVMEMMEE, from the coding sequence ATGAATATAGAAAGCCGGTTGTCATTCGAAGAATTCCGTAAGGAGGTATTAAATGACTACAGGTTGGCCTGCGAAAGCAGGGAAGTGAGTCTGCTGGCCCGCAGGGAAGTTCTCACGGGCAAGGCTAAGTTTGGCATCTTTGGAGATGGTAAAGAGGTGGCGCAGGTAGCGATGTCAAAATATTTCAAGCCTGGCGACTTCCGCTCCGGTTATTATCGCGACCAGACTGTGGCATTTGCTACTGGTATCGCTACCCCCGAACAATTTTTCTCGCAGTTATACGCTGATCCCGATCAGCAACACGAACCATTCTCCGGCGGCCGCCAGATGAACTCGCATTTTGCGACGCCCAATCTCGGCAACGACGGTAACTGGCTCAACCTGATGGAGATGAAAAACTCCGCAGCGGACATGGCGCCCACGGCAGGACAGATGCCACGCGCCCTGGGACTGGCTTATGCCTCCAAAATGTTCCGTGAAGCGGAATCGCTCCACGATCTCAAACATCTTTCCGATAACGGTAACGAAATCTGTTTCGCTACTATCGGTGACGCCTCTACGTCAGAAGGACATTTCTGGGAAACCATGAATGCCGCGGGCGTATTGCAGGTGCCACTGGCGGTTTTCGTATGGGACGATGGCTACGGCATTTCCGTGCCCCGCAAATACCAGACTACCAAAAACTCTATCAGCGTTGCGCTGGAAGGTTTCCGCAAAGCGGACGGCACCAACGGCTTTGATATCTATAACGTGAAAGGATGGGATTACGCCGGTATGTGTGAAGTATTTGAAGCGGCTATCCGCAAAATACGGGAAACACATATCCCTGCGTTATTCCACGTGGAAGAAATCACCCAGCCACAGGGCCACTCTACCAGCGGTTCACACGAACGCTACAAGAGCAAGGAACGCCTGTCATGGGAAAAAGAATTCGACTGTAACCTCAAAATGAGGTCCTGGATACTGGAAAATGCCCTGTGTGATGAGGAGACACTGGTGCAGATAGAAGCAAACGCCAAAACCACTGCACAGGACGCACGCAAGGCTGCATGGGAAAAATATATTACGCCCATTAAACAGGAAGTACAGCGTTTTGTGTCACTGGCTACACCTCTCACCGCAGTAGCCGGCGTCAATGCTGAGCTGGTAGCGCAGCAGATACGTGAGCTGCAGGCCAACCGCGAGCCACAGCGCAGGGACATCCTGAAAGCCGCTGTCACCATTCTGATAAGGCACCGGCAACTGAAAACCGATCCTGCAGTACAGGCTTTACAGCAGTACTACGATCAGTACCTTCAGGGAGAAAAAGAAAACTATAATTCCTACCTCCACGCCACCGGCGCCAACTCCGTACATGCGATACCGGTAGTACCGGCGGAATATAACGACGACGCCACTACGCTCAACGGTTATGAGGTGTTGAACAAATATTTTGATCAGCTCATCACCAACAACCCGAAGGTGTTTGCTTTCGGAGAAGATGTTGGTAAGATTGGCGACGTAAACCAGGCCTTTGCAGGACTGCAACAGAAGCATGGCCCGGTGCGTATAACGGATACGGGTATACGTGAATTAACGATCATGGGGCAGGGTATCGGTATGGCACTGCGCGGCCTGCGTCCTATTGCAGAAATCCAGTACCTGGATTACCTGCTGTATGGCCTGCAACCATTGAGCGATGACGTGGCTTCCCTGCAATACCGTACCAAGGGCGCACAACATTGTCCGATTATCGTGCGCACCCGAGGCCATCGCCTGGAAGGCATCTGGCACAGCGGTTCCCCGATGGGCATGATCATCCACTCACTCAGAGGCATGAACATATGCGTGCCGCGTAATATGGTGCAGGCAGCCGGTATGTACAATACGCTGCTGCAGGCCAATGAGCCGGCGCTGGTGATTGAATCACTGAATGGTTACCGCCTGAAAGAGAAGTTGCCGTCCAACCTCGAAACATTCACTGTGCCGATGGGTGTGCCGGAAGTGCTGAAAGAAGGTTCCGATGTAACACTGGTGACTTATGGCTCCATGACCCGCATTGTGGAAGAAGCAATAGGGACGCTGGAAGAACTCGGCGTTTCCTGCGAACTGATAGATGTACAAACATTACTGCCTTTTGATATTCATCACAGCATTGTGCAGTCACTGAAGAAAACCAACCGTATCGCCTTCATCGATGAAGACGTACCGGGAGGCGGCACTGCCTATATGTTCCAGCAGGTGATGGAACAGCAGGGCGGCTACCGCTGGCTGGATGTGGCCCCGCGCACACTGACAGCGCAGGCGCATCGCCCGGCCTATGGCTCTGATGGCGATTATTTCTCCAAGCCCAACACAGAAGACGTGGTGAAAATGGTGATGGAGATGATGGAAGAATAA
- a CDS encoding response regulator transcription factor encodes MKSRILLVEDDEFFAKVLKRQLERANFEVTHAIDGQAGWEKFQETIFDLCILDVVMPRKDGFTLAGEIRATDFNIPIVFTSSRYMEQDRLQGFDIGADDYLVKPFNTDELISRIKVYIKRSRLLRSEKRIVYTVGNLVFDYSQLQLRHKDNEVENHVRIAPKEAELLRYLCENSNKKLKREHILASVWGADGYLAQRVMDVYLSRLRRHIAMDPSIRIETFHGKGLMLVINEMDRTHIIEKA; translated from the coding sequence ATGAAATCACGTATTCTATTGGTAGAGGACGATGAATTTTTTGCCAAAGTGCTCAAGCGGCAGCTGGAGCGTGCCAATTTTGAAGTAACGCATGCCATCGACGGACAAGCCGGTTGGGAGAAATTCCAGGAAACGATTTTTGATTTATGTATACTGGACGTGGTGATGCCCAGGAAAGATGGTTTTACACTGGCGGGAGAAATACGGGCCACGGATTTTAACATCCCCATCGTATTTACATCTTCCCGTTATATGGAGCAGGACAGGTTGCAGGGGTTTGATATAGGAGCGGATGACTACCTGGTAAAGCCCTTCAATACGGATGAACTGATCAGCCGTATCAAAGTCTACATTAAACGCAGCCGTCTGCTTCGGAGTGAGAAGCGGATTGTCTATACAGTAGGTAACCTTGTTTTCGACTATTCCCAGCTTCAGCTGCGGCATAAAGACAATGAGGTGGAAAATCATGTGCGGATCGCACCAAAGGAGGCGGAGTTACTGCGCTATCTGTGTGAAAACTCTAACAAAAAACTAAAAAGGGAGCATATCCTGGCGAGTGTCTGGGGAGCGGACGGTTACCTGGCACAAAGGGTAATGGACGTGTACCTGAGCCGCTTGCGCCGGCATATTGCCATGGACCCCTCTATCCGGATAGAAACCTTTCATGGAAAAGGTCTTATGCTGGTCATCAACGAGATGGACCGTACCCACATCATTGAGAAGGCTTAA
- a CDS encoding amino acid permease — MNEASESEKGLKRSLSATNLVALGIGAIIGAGLFSLTGLAAANNAGPAVTISFLVGAIGCAFAGLCYAEFASMIPIAGSAYTYSYATMGEFMAWIIGWDLVLEYALGAATVAISWSQYLVKFLHHFNIHLPAQLTASPFETVTLVDGTTVHGYLNFPAILIVGALSMLLIRGTRESAFTNALLVALKVTVVLVFIAVGWNHVNPDNYHPYIPENQGFGHFGISGVLRGAAVVFFAFIGFDAVSTAAQEAKRPQKDMPIGILGSLVICTILYVLFAHVMTGLANYKEFKDSAAPVAIAIAKTPYGWLQQAIILAILAGYTSVILVMLMGQSRVFYSMSKDGLLPKTFSDVHPKYRTPYKSNLLFMVFVSLFSAFVPVHVVGEMVSIGTLFAFVLVCIGIIIMRKKQPNAPRPFRTPLVPFVPIMGIIICIVMMGALPWDTWLRLAIWMGLGFIIYFAYSKKNSKIGQQSEQQSVAEKL, encoded by the coding sequence ATGAATGAGGCGAGCGAGTCAGAGAAAGGACTGAAACGATCTTTATCCGCAACGAACCTTGTTGCTTTGGGTATAGGCGCTATCATCGGCGCAGGTCTGTTTTCCCTGACTGGTCTGGCAGCAGCCAACAATGCCGGTCCCGCCGTTACTATTTCCTTCCTCGTAGGCGCTATCGGTTGCGCTTTTGCAGGTCTTTGTTATGCCGAATTTGCTTCCATGATTCCTATCGCAGGAAGTGCTTATACCTATTCCTATGCTACCATGGGTGAATTCATGGCATGGATCATCGGATGGGACCTTGTGCTGGAATATGCGCTGGGCGCAGCTACCGTGGCTATCAGCTGGTCACAGTACCTGGTGAAATTCCTGCATCATTTTAATATTCATCTTCCGGCACAGCTGACAGCCTCTCCGTTTGAAACCGTTACACTGGTGGATGGCACAACTGTACACGGATATCTGAACTTCCCGGCCATCCTGATCGTAGGCGCGCTCTCCATGCTGCTGATCCGTGGTACCCGTGAATCAGCTTTCACCAACGCCCTGCTGGTAGCGCTGAAAGTAACTGTGGTACTGGTATTCATCGCAGTAGGCTGGAACCACGTAAACCCCGACAACTATCACCCTTATATTCCTGAAAACCAGGGCTTCGGCCACTTCGGTATTTCCGGCGTATTACGTGGTGCTGCCGTGGTGTTCTTCGCCTTCATCGGTTTCGATGCCGTATCAACAGCGGCGCAGGAAGCGAAAAGGCCGCAGAAGGACATGCCTATCGGTATTCTGGGCTCACTGGTCATCTGTACCATACTGTACGTGCTGTTTGCCCACGTGATGACCGGCCTCGCCAACTATAAGGAATTTAAAGACAGCGCTGCGCCGGTAGCGATCGCCATTGCGAAAACACCGTACGGCTGGCTGCAACAGGCAATCATCCTCGCTATCCTGGCAGGTTATACCTCTGTGATCCTGGTAATGCTCATGGGCCAGTCCCGCGTGTTTTACTCCATGTCAAAAGACGGTCTGTTGCCTAAAACCTTCTCCGATGTACATCCTAAATACCGTACTCCGTATAAATCCAACCTCCTGTTCATGGTGTTTGTGAGCCTTTTCTCCGCTTTCGTGCCGGTGCACGTGGTAGGTGAAATGGTGAGCATCGGTACGCTCTTCGCGTTTGTACTGGTATGTATCGGTATCATCATCATGCGCAAAAAACAGCCAAATGCGCCCAGACCGTTCAGAACACCACTGGTGCCTTTTGTTCCGATCATGGGTATCATCATCTGCATTGTTATGATGGGCGCGCTGCCCTGGGATACCTGGTTACGACTGGCTATCTGGATGGGCCTTGGTTTCATTATCTACTTTGCCTACAGCAAGAAAAACAGTAAGATCGGGCAGCAAAGTGAGCAACAGAGTGTTGCTGAGAAATTGTGA